In Saccopteryx leptura isolate mSacLep1 chromosome 11, mSacLep1_pri_phased_curated, whole genome shotgun sequence, the following proteins share a genomic window:
- the SLC16A4 gene encoding monocarboxylate transporter 5 isoform X2, whose protein sequence is MLKRAGKAQPYSKPLDGGWGWVIVLHFFLVNIFVLGMIKTFAIFFVVFQEEFEGTAEQTGWIGSIMLFLAFSAGPLVAIICDLCGEKTASILGAFLVASGYLISSWATGIPFLCVTMGVLPGLGSAFLYQSAMVVISKYFKNRLALSTAIGRSGTGLTFFLAPFTKVLIDLYDWTGALLLFGAIILNLVPSSMLLRPIRINSESNSDVKEKGSSLSAGGPEAVCGTDTSHYSETLESPIRDSTMQKAGQAGPSLIDLQNQNEEVNSGLNRNRLFLVTKEERFKQKATLWSCKQKLCDLSLLKNPFFCIFTWSLLFSQLAYVIPTLHLVARARTLSIDMMDASYLIAVAGITETVSQIVSGWVADQNWTRKHHYYMSFLILCGVTNLLAPLATTLPLLMTYTIFFAMFSGGYLALLLPIMVDLSGNSVIHRFMGLTSFFAGIAILSGPPIAGQRSPCCRRAEKGHMAERRSSQDGGVLKEKPVCAEFVQREGDGEQR, encoded by the exons ATGCTGAAGAGGGCGGGCAAGGCCCAGCCTTACTCCAAGCCCCTGGATGGAGGCTGGGGATGGGTGATCGTGCTTCACTTCTTCCTG GTCAACATATTTGTGTTGGGGATGATCAAGACCTTTGcaattttctttgtggtttttcaAGAAGAATTTGAAGGCACCGCAGAGCAAACTGGCTGGATTGGCTCCATCATGTTGTTCCTGGCTTTTTCTGCAG GTCCCTTGGTTGCCATTATCTGTGACTTGTGTGGAGAGAAAACTGCCTCCATTCTTGGGGCTTTCCTTGTTGCTAGTGGATATCTGATCAGCAGCTGGGCCACAGGCATTCCTTTTCTGTGTGTGACCATGGGAGTTTTACCTG gtttggGTTCTGCGTTCTTGTACCAATCGGCTATGGTGGTAATCAGCAAATACTTCAAAAATCGATTAGCACTTTCTACAGCTATTGGCCGTTCAGGGACGGGACTGACATTTTTCCTAGCACCTTTCACAAAAGTCTTGATAGATCTGTATGACTGGACAG GCGCCCTTCTATTATTTGGAGCGATCATACTGAATTTGGTGCCTTCCAGTATGCTCTTGAGACCCATCCGTATCAACAGCGAGAGCAATTCTGATGTGAAAGAGAAAGGTAGCAGTTTGTCCGCAGGTGGCCCAGAAGCCGTGTGTGGGACAGACACCTCACACTACAGTGAGACACTGGAGTCTCCAATCAGGGACAGTACCATGCAGAAGGCTGGACAAGCAGGTCCAAGTTTAATCGACTTGCAAAATCAAAATGAAGAGGTCAACAGTGGGCTGAACAGGAACAGACTGTTCTTAGTGACTAAGGAAGAACGTTTCAAGCAAAAGGCTACTTTGTGGAGCTGTAAACAAAAACTCTGTGATCTCTCACTTTTGAAGAATCCTTTCTTCTGCATATTCACCTGGTCTCTTCTCTTCAGTCAGTTGGCATATGTGATCCCTACTCTGCACCTGGTAGCCAGAGCCAGAACACTGAGTATTGACATGATGGACGCCTCCTACCTCATTGCCGTAGCTG GTATCACTGAGACAGTCAGTCAGATTGTCTCTGGATGGGTTGCTGACCAAAACTGGACCAGAAAGCATCACTACTACATGTCTTTCCTCATCCTCTGCGGCGTCACTAACCTGCTTGCTCCCCTGGCCACCACACTCCCACTCCTTATGACCTACACCATCTTCTTTGCCATGTTCTCCGGTGGCTACCTGGCACTGTTACTTCCTATCATG GTGGACCTGTCCGGGAATTCTGTCATACACAGGTTTATGGGACTTACCAGCTTCTTTGCTGGGATAGCAATCCTTTCAGGACCACCTATAGCAG
- the SLC16A4 gene encoding monocarboxylate transporter 5 isoform X3 — MLKRAGKAQPYSKPLDGGWGWVIVLHFFLVNIFVLGMIKTFAIFFVVFQEEFEGTAEQTGWIGSIMLFLAFSAGPLVAIICDLCGEKTASILGAFLVASGYLISSWATGIPFLCVTMGVLPGLGSAFLYQSAMVVISKYFKNRLALSTAIGRSGTGLTFFLAPFTKVLIDLYDWTGALLLFGAIILNLVPSSMLLRPIRINSESNSDVKEKGSSLSAGGPEAVCGTDTSHYSETLESPIRDSTMQKAGQAGPSLIDLQNQNEEVNSGLNRNRLFLVTKEERFKQKATLWSCKQKLCDLSLLKNPFFCIFTWSLLFSQLAYVIPTLHLVARARTLSIDMMDASYLIAVAGITETVSQIVSGWVADQNWTRKHHYYMSFLILCGVTNLLAPLATTLPLLMTYTIFFAMFSGGYLALLLPIMVDLSGNSVIHRFMGLTSFFAGIAILSGPPIAGWLYDHTQTYAGSFYFSGTCYFLSSASFFFVPLAERWKSRV; from the exons ATGCTGAAGAGGGCGGGCAAGGCCCAGCCTTACTCCAAGCCCCTGGATGGAGGCTGGGGATGGGTGATCGTGCTTCACTTCTTCCTG GTCAACATATTTGTGTTGGGGATGATCAAGACCTTTGcaattttctttgtggtttttcaAGAAGAATTTGAAGGCACCGCAGAGCAAACTGGCTGGATTGGCTCCATCATGTTGTTCCTGGCTTTTTCTGCAG GTCCCTTGGTTGCCATTATCTGTGACTTGTGTGGAGAGAAAACTGCCTCCATTCTTGGGGCTTTCCTTGTTGCTAGTGGATATCTGATCAGCAGCTGGGCCACAGGCATTCCTTTTCTGTGTGTGACCATGGGAGTTTTACCTG gtttggGTTCTGCGTTCTTGTACCAATCGGCTATGGTGGTAATCAGCAAATACTTCAAAAATCGATTAGCACTTTCTACAGCTATTGGCCGTTCAGGGACGGGACTGACATTTTTCCTAGCACCTTTCACAAAAGTCTTGATAGATCTGTATGACTGGACAG GCGCCCTTCTATTATTTGGAGCGATCATACTGAATTTGGTGCCTTCCAGTATGCTCTTGAGACCCATCCGTATCAACAGCGAGAGCAATTCTGATGTGAAAGAGAAAGGTAGCAGTTTGTCCGCAGGTGGCCCAGAAGCCGTGTGTGGGACAGACACCTCACACTACAGTGAGACACTGGAGTCTCCAATCAGGGACAGTACCATGCAGAAGGCTGGACAAGCAGGTCCAAGTTTAATCGACTTGCAAAATCAAAATGAAGAGGTCAACAGTGGGCTGAACAGGAACAGACTGTTCTTAGTGACTAAGGAAGAACGTTTCAAGCAAAAGGCTACTTTGTGGAGCTGTAAACAAAAACTCTGTGATCTCTCACTTTTGAAGAATCCTTTCTTCTGCATATTCACCTGGTCTCTTCTCTTCAGTCAGTTGGCATATGTGATCCCTACTCTGCACCTGGTAGCCAGAGCCAGAACACTGAGTATTGACATGATGGACGCCTCCTACCTCATTGCCGTAGCTG GTATCACTGAGACAGTCAGTCAGATTGTCTCTGGATGGGTTGCTGACCAAAACTGGACCAGAAAGCATCACTACTACATGTCTTTCCTCATCCTCTGCGGCGTCACTAACCTGCTTGCTCCCCTGGCCACCACACTCCCACTCCTTATGACCTACACCATCTTCTTTGCCATGTTCTCCGGTGGCTACCTGGCACTGTTACTTCCTATCATG GTGGACCTGTCCGGGAATTCTGTCATACACAGGTTTATGGGACTTACCAGCTTCTTTGCTGGGATAGCAATCCTTTCAGGACCACCTATAGCAG GTTGGTTATATGATCACACCCAGACATACGCAGGCTCTTTCTACTTCTCTGGCACATGCTATTTCCTCTCCTCGGCTTCCTTCTTCTTTGTACCACTGGCTGAGAGATGGAAAAGCAGAGTCTGA
- the SLC16A4 gene encoding monocarboxylate transporter 5 isoform X1 → MLKRAGKAQPYSKPLDGGWGWVIVLHFFLVNIFVLGMIKTFAIFFVVFQEEFEGTAEQTGWIGSIMLFLAFSAGPLVAIICDLCGEKTASILGAFLVASGYLISSWATGIPFLCVTMGVLPGLGSAFLYQSAMVVISKYFKNRLALSTAIGRSGTGLTFFLAPFTKVLIDLYDWTGALLLFGAIILNLVPSSMLLRPIRINSESNSDVKEKGSSLSAGGPEAVCGTDTSHYSETLESPIRDSTMQKAGQAGPSLIDLQNQNEEVNSGLNRNRLFLVTKEERFKQKATLWSCKQKLCDLSLLKNPFFCIFTWSLLFSQLAYVIPTLHLVARARTLSIDMMDASYLIAVAGITETVSQIVSGWVADQNWTRKHHYYMSFLILCGVTNLLAPLATTLPLLMTYTIFFAMFSGGYLALLLPIMVDLSGNSVIHRFMGLTSFFAGIAILSGPPIAGTFIKAGGSETGRPRTEAAAGEAGGGCCQLTGKQAKEPWGQVGGQPGKSSPACESHKDPWN, encoded by the exons ATGCTGAAGAGGGCGGGCAAGGCCCAGCCTTACTCCAAGCCCCTGGATGGAGGCTGGGGATGGGTGATCGTGCTTCACTTCTTCCTG GTCAACATATTTGTGTTGGGGATGATCAAGACCTTTGcaattttctttgtggtttttcaAGAAGAATTTGAAGGCACCGCAGAGCAAACTGGCTGGATTGGCTCCATCATGTTGTTCCTGGCTTTTTCTGCAG GTCCCTTGGTTGCCATTATCTGTGACTTGTGTGGAGAGAAAACTGCCTCCATTCTTGGGGCTTTCCTTGTTGCTAGTGGATATCTGATCAGCAGCTGGGCCACAGGCATTCCTTTTCTGTGTGTGACCATGGGAGTTTTACCTG gtttggGTTCTGCGTTCTTGTACCAATCGGCTATGGTGGTAATCAGCAAATACTTCAAAAATCGATTAGCACTTTCTACAGCTATTGGCCGTTCAGGGACGGGACTGACATTTTTCCTAGCACCTTTCACAAAAGTCTTGATAGATCTGTATGACTGGACAG GCGCCCTTCTATTATTTGGAGCGATCATACTGAATTTGGTGCCTTCCAGTATGCTCTTGAGACCCATCCGTATCAACAGCGAGAGCAATTCTGATGTGAAAGAGAAAGGTAGCAGTTTGTCCGCAGGTGGCCCAGAAGCCGTGTGTGGGACAGACACCTCACACTACAGTGAGACACTGGAGTCTCCAATCAGGGACAGTACCATGCAGAAGGCTGGACAAGCAGGTCCAAGTTTAATCGACTTGCAAAATCAAAATGAAGAGGTCAACAGTGGGCTGAACAGGAACAGACTGTTCTTAGTGACTAAGGAAGAACGTTTCAAGCAAAAGGCTACTTTGTGGAGCTGTAAACAAAAACTCTGTGATCTCTCACTTTTGAAGAATCCTTTCTTCTGCATATTCACCTGGTCTCTTCTCTTCAGTCAGTTGGCATATGTGATCCCTACTCTGCACCTGGTAGCCAGAGCCAGAACACTGAGTATTGACATGATGGACGCCTCCTACCTCATTGCCGTAGCTG GTATCACTGAGACAGTCAGTCAGATTGTCTCTGGATGGGTTGCTGACCAAAACTGGACCAGAAAGCATCACTACTACATGTCTTTCCTCATCCTCTGCGGCGTCACTAACCTGCTTGCTCCCCTGGCCACCACACTCCCACTCCTTATGACCTACACCATCTTCTTTGCCATGTTCTCCGGTGGCTACCTGGCACTGTTACTTCCTATCATG GTGGACCTGTCCGGGAATTCTGTCATACACAGGTTTATGGGACTTACCAGCTTCTTTGCTGGGATAGCAATCCTTTCAGGACCACCTATAGCAG gcacgtttattaaagctgggggcaGTGAAACAGGAAGGCCTAggacagaagcagcagcaggagaggcTGGCGGtggctgctgtcagctcactgggaAGCAGGCAAAGGAGCCTTGGGGACAGGTAGGGGGTCAGCCCGGGAAGAGCTCCCCTGCTTGCGAGTCTCACAAGGACCCTTGGAACTGA